The proteins below come from a single Paraconexibacter algicola genomic window:
- a CDS encoding DUF4389 domain-containing protein, translating into MAYPITFEADVAERRSRLTTFFRALMVIPHLLVLLVYGLVAVFTIVGAWFALVITGRYPQGLYTFNSGVLRYITRVYAYMYLLTDAYPPFGTGESTDYPVRLAIAPPQPQYSRLKALFRIIVGIPVLIINYVMNLILGFVTIIAWFWIVITGKESKGLHAALSFTLSYNAKANGYFYLLTERYPPFSDDDAGTLTAAPAGGPLDPPAPAGPSTSLGSDIGLPDLPPPPPREDGPSGLTSGDPLR; encoded by the coding sequence GTGGCCTACCCGATCACCTTCGAGGCCGACGTCGCCGAGCGCCGCAGCCGCCTGACCACCTTCTTCCGCGCGCTGATGGTGATCCCGCACCTGCTCGTGCTGCTCGTCTACGGGCTCGTCGCGGTGTTCACGATCGTCGGCGCCTGGTTCGCGCTCGTGATCACCGGCCGCTACCCCCAGGGCCTGTACACGTTCAACAGCGGCGTCCTGCGCTACATCACGCGCGTCTACGCGTACATGTACCTGCTCACCGACGCCTACCCGCCGTTCGGCACCGGCGAGAGCACCGACTACCCGGTCCGGCTCGCGATCGCCCCGCCCCAGCCGCAGTACAGCCGCCTGAAGGCGCTGTTCCGGATCATCGTCGGGATCCCCGTCCTGATCATCAACTACGTGATGAACCTGATCCTCGGCTTCGTCACGATCATCGCCTGGTTCTGGATCGTGATCACCGGCAAGGAGTCCAAGGGCCTCCACGCCGCGCTGTCGTTCACGCTCTCCTACAACGCGAAGGCCAACGGCTACTTCTACCTGCTGACCGAGCGCTACCCGCCGTTCAGCGACGACGACGCCGGCACCCTGACCGCGGCTCCCGCGGGCGGCCCGCTGGACCCGCCCGCCCCCGCCGGCCCGTCCACGTCGCTGGGCTCCGACATCGGCCTGCCGGACCTGCCGCCCCCGCCGCCGCGCGAGGACGGCCCCAGCGGGCTGACCAGCGGCGACCCGCTGCGCTGA
- a CDS encoding acetoacetate--CoA ligase, with amino-acid sequence MSDPAAAPPVLWSPSPERVARAALTPFARWVQETRDVPVTADYHALWRWSVDDVGGFWAAIWEYFDVQHDGSAEPPLGRATMPHAEWFPNAALSFPEHVFRGKDPEALALQHTSELRPLDAWSWGELRERTARIAAGLRALGVGEGDRVVAYLPNLPETVAAFLAVSSLGAIWSSCSPDFGARSVIDRFAQIEPTVLLAVDGYRYGGRDFDRVATLAGLQEELPTVRHTVVLPYLSPAPDLAPLRDATAWDDAFPAGPAAADLTFARVPFRHPLWVLYSSGTTGLPKPIVHGHGGILLELLKKQHLHLDAQADDRVLWFTTTGWMMWNFLVGVLLTEASIVLFDGNPGHPDLGVLWDVAERTGTTTFGTGAAYLAGCLKAGLHPGEGRDLSAIRAVGSTGSPLSPEGFQWVYDELGADTWLFSTSGGTDVCTAFVGGVPTLPVHLGELQAPSLGCKVESWDEDGRPHVGRVGELVLTEPLPSMPVGFWGDEDGSRYRDAYFTYFDVDPPVWRHGDWIELTERGTTIIYGRSDSTINRGGIRMGTSEIYRAVLALDEIVDALVVDVPGREGFPDGWMPLFVVLREGATLDDDLIGRIARRVREDCSPRHVPNEVHAIAEVPRTLSGKVLEVPVKRILMGEAPDRAASRDSLANPAALDWFVRLAATL; translated from the coding sequence ATGAGCGATCCCGCGGCGGCGCCGCCCGTCCTCTGGTCCCCGTCCCCGGAGCGCGTCGCGCGCGCGGCGCTCACGCCGTTCGCGCGCTGGGTGCAGGAGACCCGCGACGTGCCGGTGACCGCCGACTACCACGCCCTCTGGCGCTGGTCGGTCGACGACGTCGGCGGGTTCTGGGCGGCGATCTGGGAGTACTTCGACGTGCAGCACGACGGGAGCGCCGAGCCCCCGCTCGGCCGCGCGACGATGCCGCACGCCGAGTGGTTCCCCAACGCGGCGCTGAGCTTCCCCGAGCACGTCTTCCGCGGCAAGGACCCGGAGGCGCTCGCGCTGCAGCACACCTCCGAGCTGCGCCCGCTGGACGCCTGGAGCTGGGGGGAGCTGCGCGAGCGGACCGCCCGGATCGCCGCCGGCCTGCGCGCGCTCGGCGTCGGCGAGGGCGACCGCGTCGTCGCCTACCTGCCGAACCTGCCGGAGACCGTCGCCGCGTTCCTCGCCGTGTCCTCGCTCGGGGCGATCTGGTCCTCCTGCTCCCCGGACTTCGGCGCGCGGTCGGTGATCGACCGCTTCGCCCAGATCGAGCCGACCGTGCTGCTCGCGGTCGACGGCTACCGCTACGGGGGCCGCGACTTCGATCGCGTCGCGACGCTCGCCGGCCTCCAGGAGGAGCTGCCGACCGTCCGTCACACGGTCGTCCTGCCCTACCTCTCCCCCGCGCCCGACCTCGCGCCGCTGCGCGACGCGACCGCATGGGACGACGCCTTCCCCGCCGGTCCGGCGGCCGCCGACCTGACGTTCGCGCGCGTGCCGTTCCGCCACCCGCTGTGGGTGCTCTACAGCTCCGGGACGACCGGGCTGCCGAAGCCGATCGTGCACGGGCACGGCGGCATCCTGCTGGAGCTGCTGAAGAAGCAGCACCTGCACCTCGACGCGCAGGCCGACGACCGCGTCCTGTGGTTCACCACGACCGGCTGGATGATGTGGAACTTCCTCGTCGGCGTGCTGCTGACCGAGGCGTCGATCGTGCTCTTCGACGGCAACCCCGGCCACCCGGATCTCGGCGTGCTCTGGGACGTCGCCGAGCGCACCGGCACCACGACCTTCGGCACCGGTGCCGCCTACCTCGCCGGCTGCCTGAAGGCGGGCCTGCACCCGGGCGAGGGCCGCGACCTGTCGGCGATCCGCGCCGTCGGCTCGACCGGCTCCCCGCTGTCCCCCGAGGGCTTCCAGTGGGTCTACGACGAGCTCGGCGCGGACACCTGGCTGTTCTCCACCAGCGGCGGCACCGACGTCTGCACCGCGTTCGTCGGCGGCGTCCCGACGCTGCCCGTCCACCTCGGCGAGCTGCAGGCCCCGTCGCTGGGCTGCAAGGTCGAGAGCTGGGACGAGGACGGCCGGCCGCACGTCGGCCGCGTCGGCGAGCTCGTCCTCACCGAGCCGCTCCCGTCGATGCCGGTCGGCTTCTGGGGCGACGAGGACGGCTCCCGCTACCGCGACGCGTACTTCACGTACTTCGACGTCGACCCGCCGGTCTGGCGGCACGGGGACTGGATCGAGCTGACCGAGCGCGGCACCACGATCATCTACGGGCGCAGCGACTCGACCATCAACCGCGGCGGGATCCGCATGGGCACCAGCGAGATCTACCGCGCGGTGCTCGCGCTCGACGAGATCGTCGACGCGCTGGTCGTCGACGTGCCCGGCCGCGAGGGCTTCCCCGACGGCTGGATGCCGCTGTTCGTCGTGCTGCGCGAGGGCGCCACGCTCGACGACGACCTGATCGGCCGGATCGCCCGGCGCGTGCGGGAGGACTGCTCCCCGCGGCACGTGCCCAACGAGGTCCACGCGATCGCCGAGGTGCCGCGCACGCTCAGCGGCAAGGTCCTCGAGGTCCCGGTCAAGCGGATCCTCATGGGCGAGGCGCCCGACCGGGCCGCGAGCCGCGACTCGCTCGCCAACCCCGCCGCGCTCGACTGGTTCGTGCGGCTCGCCGCGACGCTCTAG